From Erigeron canadensis isolate Cc75 chromosome 8, C_canadensis_v1, whole genome shotgun sequence, one genomic window encodes:
- the LOC122579842 gene encoding homeobox-leucine zipper protein HDG11-like, whose translation MKLTSQCNPLSRPVATRFLRTDGCIDHFRVSAFAVYELSALALDKDGLFWTNDGLLNQQHYQKTFPLPPDYLADSSTWTHASRASAIVKMEHTRLATMFTVDKDWEKLFPSIVSKSTGLRFLSPASSSLDPDGSIQLIQIQLQATTPIVPERTFVLLRTCKRIDEWTWVVADVSVDSWLNIGYPCGCLIHGIPGGLSQVTWVEHLEFEESYLDPKLYNDLCSRGFAFGAERWVACLERSCERRSYRRTKSGFVFGLPFVGKDLMEYEKKCVMRFSKRMVRYFCSNIAPPVRQSQQSSCIPAPCQSRVYLKLQHSPYHDDP comes from the exons ATGAAACTTACCTCACAGTGTAATCCACTATCACGGCCAGTCGCTACCAGATTCTTAAGAACGGATGGGTGTATCGACCACTTCCGCGTCTCTGCATTTGCTGTCTATGAGTTGTCGGCTCTTGCTCTCGACAAGGATGGCCTTTTCTGGACCAATGACGGCCTTCTTAACCAGCAACATTATCAAAAAACTTTCCCCCTGCCACCCGATTATCTTGCAGATTCTTCTACATGGACTCACGCTTCTAGGGCTTCTGCTATTGTTAAGATGGAACACACCCGCCTGGCCACCATGTTCACCGTTGAT AAGGATTGGGAAAAGCTATTCCCATCCATAGTGTCAAAATCCACAGGCCTTCGGTTCTTGTCCCCGGCATCATCATCTCTTGACCCTGATGGCTCCATCCAGCTT ATCCAGATACAATTGCAGGCGACTACCCCTATTGTTCCCGAAAGGACCTTTGTTCTCCTCAGAACTTGTAAAAGAATTGATGAATGGACTTGGGTAGTAGCTGATGTTTCAGTTGATAGTTGGCTAAACATTGGTTATCCTTGTGGCTGTTTGATACATGGAATACCCGGTGGATTGTCCCAG GTCACATGGGTGGAGCATTTGGAATTTGAAGAAAGTTACCTAGACCCCAAGCTTTACAACGATCTGTGCTCTAGAGGCTTTGCATTCGGAGCCGAACGATGGGTTGCGTGCCTTGAACGATCTTGTGAAAGAAGATCTTATCGTCGGACCAAGTCTGGTTTTGTTTTCGGTTTACCCTTTGTAGGAAAAG ATCTCATGGAATATGAGAAGAAATGTGTGATGAGGTTCTCAAAAAGGATGGTTCGTTACTTCTGTTCGAATATTGCCCCTCCGGTTCGCCAATCTCAGCAGTCCTCGTGTATTCCTGCACCCTGTCAGTCGAGGGTTTACTTAAAGCTCCAACACTCCCCATATCATGATGATCCATGA